CCCGGAGGTCCGCCAGGAGGGGAACGTGACGGTCTACGAGAACTTCCAGGACACGACGTCGCGGCTCGGGCGCGAGGACGACCACGTCGTGAAGTCGCTGCAGGGGGAACTCGGGACGAGCGGCCACATCGACGAGAGCGGGCGCGCCCGGCTGACCGGCGAGTTCAGCGAGCGCCGCATCCAGGAGGCACTCGACGACTACGTCGAGGAGTACGTCCGCTGTTCGGAGTGTGGCCTCCCCGACACGCGGCTCGAACGCGAGCGGGGGGCGCTGGTGCTCAGGTGCGAGGCCTGCGGCGCGATCTCGTCGACGAGCGGCTAGCTCAACGTCTTCAGCGTCTCCAGATCGTGTTCCGTTCGCGTGAACTCCGCGAGCCGCCGGCTCGCGTGACAGTTCGGGCAGTGAAAGGTCCGCTTGTGCGAGGGCAGATCCCCAGGGGCCGACTCCCAGTCTTTCCGACACTCCGGGCAGAGCAACCGGACGTAGGTCTCGGTCATGTGAGCACTGTTGACACGCGGCAGGGACAAAAAGGTTCCCGCCAGTTCGGAGATCCGTTCCGAGCGCCCGATCAGGCGGCCGAGGCGTCGTGTTCGGCCTCGAGGAGTTCCTTGTACCGGTTCCGGATGGTGACCTCGGAGATGTTCGCGACCTCCGAGACCGCCGACTGGGTCACCTTCTCGTTGGTGAGCAGCGAGGCGGCGTAGACCGCTGCCGCGGCGAGGCCGACCGGCGACTTGCCGGACAGCAGCCCGGTGTCACGGGCGCTCTCGAGCAGTTCCCGGGCCCGGCGCTCGGTCTCGTCGGAGAGGTCGAGGTCCGAGGCGAAGCGGGGAACGTAGCTCTCGGGGTCTGCGGGCTGGATCTCCAGGTTCAGCTCGCGGACGATGTACCGGTAGGTCCGGGTCATCTCCATCTCGCCGACGCGGGAGACGGCGATCATCTCGTCGATGCTGCGCGGCGTGTTGGCCTGTCGCGCCGCGGCGTACAGCGAGGCCGTCCCGACGCCCTCGATGGAGCGGCCGGGGAGGAGGTCCTCGTCGAGCGCGCGGCGGTAGATGACGCTGGCCGTCTCGCGGACGTTCTTCGGGAGGCCGAGCGCGGAGGCCATGCGGTCGATCTCACCGAGGGCCTGCTTGAGGTTGCGCTCCTTGGAGTCTCGCGTCCGGAACCGCTCGTTCCAGGTCCGCAGTCGCTGCATCTTCTCGCGCTGGCTGGAGTTCAGCGACCGGCCGTAGGCGTCCTTGTTCTGCCAGCCGATGTTCGTCGAGAGGCCCTTGTCGTGCATCATGTTCGTCGTGGGCGCGCCCACGCGGGACTTCTCGTCGCGTTCGCTCGCGTCGAACGCGCGCCACTCGGGCCCGCGATCGATCTCGTTTTCCTCGACGACCAGGCCGCAGGCCTGGCACACCGTCTCACCGTGTTCCGAGTCGGTCACCAGCGAGCCGCTGCACTCCGGGCAGGTCGTCGTCGATTCGGTCTCCGTCTCGGTCTCCGCCTCGCCGTCGATCTCCTGTTCTGTGCGTTCGTTCGATATCGTCCGGGTTGTAATGTCGCTCATGGGGGGTGGATTTCCGTGTTGCCGGTGGCGAAAGCCATAAGAAATTACCGGCTTCAGCTAACTCTTTGTAAGTGCGTAAGGCATAAAAGGCTTTCGCTAATCAGGGCTGAAACGACGGCACGAAGACAGCCGCTACCACGCCACAGTCCTTCGGTTTTCACAGCTTACTGGCTATAACCGATTAATACCATCAAGATATATGCCACGGAGCACAGAGAACCGCACATGGTCGACACTGGACTCGCTCTCGGCGTGACCGTGCTCACCCTCGCCGCGTTCACTGCCCTCGGCGTCTGGTTCAGCCGAGGGCACGTGCGATCGGTCGAGGACTTCGTCAGCGCCCGCGACTCCGCGGGCGGGGGCACCCTCACCGCGACGCTGATCGCCTCGAGCATGGGGGCGTGGATCCTGCTTAGCCCCGCCGAGGTCGGGACATCGCTCGGACTGACCGCGGTCGTCGGGTACGGGATCGGCAGCGCGGTTCCGATGGCCCTCTACGCCGTCCTCGGCCCGCGGATCCGGACGCTGATGCCCGCCGGCCACTCGCTCACGGAGTACGCACACGCCCGCTACGGGCCGTTCATGCACGGCTACGTCCTGCTCGTCAGCGCGAGCTACATGTTCATCTTCCTGGCCGCCGAACTGACCGGGATCACCACGGCACTCGGCCTCGTCGCCGACGTGCCCCGCTGGGCGACCGCCGGCCTCGTGGGCGCGTTCGTCCTCGTCTACACCGCCTACGGCGGCCTCCGGGCGAGCATCGTCACCGACACCGTGCAGACGCTGCTCATCCTCCCGTTGCTGGTCGTCGGGTTCGCCGGCGCCGTACTCGCACTCGGTGGGACGGGGCAGATCCACGAACAGGTCCTCGCCGCGAACCCCGCGCTGCTGGACCCCGGCTTCGGCACCGGACTGGCGGCGGGCTTCACCTTCGTCCTGGCCATCCTCGGCGCGGAGATGCTCAACCAGGCGTGGTGGCAGCGCATCTTCGCCGCCAGCGACGGCGCGACCCTCCGGCGCTCTTTCGCCGTCACCGCCGTCGCGGTCGTCCCGATGGTCGTCGCCGCCGGCCTGTTCGGCCTCGTCGCCACGGGCCTGGGACTCGTCGGCGAGGGCCAGGCCAGCGTCGCCTTCTTCCTCGTCGTCGACGCCGCCTTCCCCGAGTGGATCACGCTCTCCGTCGTCGTCCTCGCCACCCTCCTGGTCATGAGCACGACCGACACGCTGTTCAACGCGCTGTCGAGCCTCGTGACCGCCGACCTCCCCCGGTTGCTCGACGACCCCGACCGGCGGACGCTGACGCTCGGCGCGCGTCTCCTGACGGTCGCCGTCGCCCTCGGCTCCGTCTACGTCGCGCTCGCCGCCCGGAGCGTCCTCGCCCTGTTCCTGCTCGCCGACCTGCTCGCAGCCGCGACCTTCGTCCCGCTGCTGGCCGGCCTCTACTCCCGTCGCGTCACCGAACTCGGCGTCCTCGCCGCCGCTGTCGTCGGGCTGGCGGTCGGCGCCGCCTTCTTCCCGGACACGAACGCGGCGCTCGCCGGCCTCCTGGGTGCCGCCCGTCTCCCCGCGCCGAGCCTGCTCTACGCCTTCGTCGGCGCGGTCGCCTGCTCCGCCGGACTGACGGCGCTCGCCGCCGGGATCGGTGCGGCCAGGGGCCGGTCCTACGAGTTCGACCGCCTGGAGCGCGACGTGACGCGACTCGGTGACGCGCCCGCGGCGACCGACGGTGGCCGCGACGACACGGAGCCGGAGGTGAGCGACCGATGACCGCGCTCGGGCCGACGGCGTTCGCCGTCGTGGTCTGGGGCGCGCTGGCGCTGGTGGGACTGGTCTTCGCCTACGAACTGTACGCGGTCTACAGCGAGTTCCGGGCGGCGTCGGCGACCGACGACGGAGATCGCTAACCCCGACTCAGACGGTGAAGAGGTGGCCCTCCTCGGGGACGTCGAACAGGCCGATCCGCGCCCCCGCGTCCAGCCAGGCGTGACCGTAGGAGAAGGCCGCCAGCGCGTTGACGGGGTCGTCGTCGGCCCGGAAGTGGCGGCCGTCCTCCAGGTACGAGCGGGCCATCTCCTCGCACTCGGCGGCGGCCTCGCCCAGCGGCGATTCGGGCGGCGCCGTCACTTCGGCGGCCTCGAGCGCCTCGGCCAGCAGGTCCTCGTAGCGGTCGGTCTTCTCGTCCAGGTCGGCGGCCATGTCCCACCCGTTCGCCCGGTCGGCCCTAAGCGTGTCGACGCGGTCCGGCGGCTGCGGGGTCCCTCTCGACGGTTCGGGACAGCGCAGGGTTAATACGCCGTCCGCGACTATCCTCTCACATGACTGACGACGCCGCCGAACATCGAAGACTCATCATCGCTGGCACGGGCATCGCTGGCCTGTCGGCTGCCATCTACGCGGGCCGATCGAACAACGACCCGCTCGTCCTCGAGGGCGACG
Above is a genomic segment from Halorientalis sp. LT38 containing:
- a CDS encoding translation initiation factor IF-2 subunit beta, which produces MDYEDQLDRAMEQTPDIEGSSDRFDVPDPEVRQEGNVTVYENFQDTTSRLGREDDHVVKSLQGELGTSGHIDESGRARLTGEFSERRIQEALDDYVEEYVRCSECGLPDTRLERERGALVLRCEACGAISSTSG
- a CDS encoding transcription initiation factor IIB: MSDITTRTISNERTEQEIDGEAETETETESTTTCPECSGSLVTDSEHGETVCQACGLVVEENEIDRGPEWRAFDASERDEKSRVGAPTTNMMHDKGLSTNIGWQNKDAYGRSLNSSQREKMQRLRTWNERFRTRDSKERNLKQALGEIDRMASALGLPKNVRETASVIYRRALDEDLLPGRSIEGVGTASLYAAARQANTPRSIDEMIAVSRVGEMEMTRTYRYIVRELNLEIQPADPESYVPRFASDLDLSDETERRARELLESARDTGLLSGKSPVGLAAAAVYAASLLTNEKVTQSAVSEVANISEVTIRNRYKELLEAEHDASAA
- a CDS encoding sodium:solute symporter family transporter, whose protein sequence is MVDTGLALGVTVLTLAAFTALGVWFSRGHVRSVEDFVSARDSAGGGTLTATLIASSMGAWILLSPAEVGTSLGLTAVVGYGIGSAVPMALYAVLGPRIRTLMPAGHSLTEYAHARYGPFMHGYVLLVSASYMFIFLAAELTGITTALGLVADVPRWATAGLVGAFVLVYTAYGGLRASIVTDTVQTLLILPLLVVGFAGAVLALGGTGQIHEQVLAANPALLDPGFGTGLAAGFTFVLAILGAEMLNQAWWQRIFAASDGATLRRSFAVTAVAVVPMVVAAGLFGLVATGLGLVGEGQASVAFFLVVDAAFPEWITLSVVVLATLLVMSTTDTLFNALSSLVTADLPRLLDDPDRRTLTLGARLLTVAVALGSVYVALAARSVLALFLLADLLAAATFVPLLAGLYSRRVTELGVLAAAVVGLAVGAAFFPDTNAALAGLLGAARLPAPSLLYAFVGAVACSAGLTALAAGIGAARGRSYEFDRLERDVTRLGDAPAATDGGRDDTEPEVSDR
- a CDS encoding DUF357 domain-containing protein; this translates as MAADLDEKTDRYEDLLAEALEAAEVTAPPESPLGEAAAECEEMARSYLEDGRHFRADDDPVNALAAFSYGHAWLDAGARIGLFDVPEEGHLFTV